In Mycolicibacterium aubagnense, the DNA window CGTTGGGACGAGGTGTACTACACGAACTGCCCTTTGGTGTCGGCGAGCAATGTCGACCAGGAATTGGGTTGGACGCGTGAGGAGTTCAAGAAGATCGGCGTCACCTATGACTTCCTCCGGTCGCGCCGGGAGAACAACTGGTATCCCCACTACGTCCACAACCTGGACAACCTGATCCGCTTCGGCGGTCTGTTCCCACCGATCCACGTTCATGCTGACATCCGACGAACGAAGCTGCTCGGCGCCACCCACGCCCCACACGAGGGCGGCTGCATGCTGGTGCGCGCCCGCGATGACATCTACCGGATGACCGATCTACGGGGCAAGAAGATCGGCCTGACCAAGAGTCTGAACACCATCAAGAACGACTGGTGGCGCATCCAAGAGGAGCAGGGCATCGAGCTGATGCTGCGGCTGAACGGCATGACCCGCGACGACGTTGAGATCGTCGAGTTTCCCTACCCCGACGACTGGTATGACGACCCGAAGATGCTGGATCCGATGAACAACCCGTCGGAGCTGTGGCTCAAGCGTGATCACAAGCACGACTTGGCATTCCGGCCGTTGGAACCAGCACTCGAGCAGGGCCTGGTGGACGCGATCTACACCCAGAGCAAGCCGATGCAGCACCTGCAGGAGGCCACCGGCAAGTTCAAGTCCATCGAGGACCTGTCTCGCTACCCCGACTGGACGCTACAGGTGGCCAACATCCCGGCAGTCATCACCTGCACCGCCGAGATGGCCAACGAGCATCCCGAGCTGGTAGTGACGTTCATGAAGGGCATGATCAAGGTCGGCCGGTGGGCCAACGAATACAAGCGCGCCGCCGCGGCGATCCTGGACAAGCAGACGTTCTATCTCGACGTCGAGGACACCTATCAGGGCATCAAGCACATCGACATGGTGCCCAACCTGTCCGCGCAGAACCTGGCCTCCATCGAGATCGGCAAGGACTTCATGCTCAGCCACGGCTATATCCACAACGACTTCGATGTCCACGAGTGGGCCGCGCCGCAGTTCGCCGAGCGGGCGGTCAAGGAGCTACTCGAAGAGCGGTGGGCCAAACTCGGCCAAGAGCGGCTTGGCTTGCAGGGCGCGCGGCTCGGATAGCGGCACGGAATCGCTGATGAAGACAGCGGACGAACTCGTCCGCAGCCATGCGGCCAGAGGTCTTCTTGAGTTCTTCGCCGACCCCACAAATCGTCGCCACAAAGATGAGATGAACTGGAGCCGGGTCGAAAGGTCATCGTTGTCCTTCGCCGTCATCACCGAAGGATCGGCCCGAAACATGTTGTTGCCATTGATTTTTCGCGTTCCGATCAGGGTGACGCCACAACCATAAGCAACTCCCACATCGCCAATACGGATTTCCCATAGTCGCCGGTTACCGTGCCTCTACCGCAATCGATCCCGGAAGGATTCACGCCGTATGATCGTCAAACTCGTCACCCGAGGTGCCGCCATAACCGTCGCGTTGGTTGCTGTTTCGGTGCTCGGCGCCGGCGTTGCCGGCGCTGCCCCCGACACCGCTGACCCGGACCACCAGGCCGGCAGAGACGCCGGCTCCGGCAAGACCGCTCGCAACAACAGCAACGGCCTGGACTGGGGTGACGACTGGAGCCTGGGTGGCTTCCCACCGATCAACCTGTCAAGCTTGCCGGCACCCAATGTTGACCTGTCGGTTCCGCTGTCCCTCGGCTTGCCAGGGCTGTCGTTGCCCAGCCTGAATCTCAGTCTCCCGAAGCTGTAGACGGGACTAGAAATCCCCTGCGTTGCGACGCAGCGTCTCGATCGCGGTGACCAGGGCGGCCGACTGCGTGTCGGACATCCCGACGTCTGCGAATACTTCTTTGTTCAACGTGATCGTGGCGTCCTCGACCGTGGACCGGCCCAGTTCGGTCAGCCGCACCAGCGTCGTCCGGCCGTCCGTCGGATGCGGGACGCGCTCGACCAGCCCGTCTGCCTCCAGCCGCCGAATCGCGTGCGTGACGCTGGTGACGTGGACCTGCAGCCGGTCCGACGCCTTGGTGATGGGCAGCGCACCGCTGCCGCTGAACGCCAGCAGCCGTAACAACTCGTAGCGGGAGAAACTCAGGTCGTACGGCCGCAGCGCGGTTTCGACACGAGCCAGCAGGATCTGGTGGGCGCGCATCACGGAAGTCACCGCGACCATGCCGTCGGCAACGTCGCCCCAGCCGGCCCGTTCCCAGTTGGCCCGGGCCCGGGCGATGGGGTCACTGCTCACGACTTATTCATACCGCACCGACCCGGCCGAACCCAGGCAGTCAGGGCCGGACGGTCGCCCCGTTCACCGCATTACGGATGGCGGCCAGCACAGCGCGCGACGACCTGCGGTCCCCGACGGTGATCCGGACGCCGCCGTTTGCGTAGCTGCGCACCCGCGGCCCGTCGTCGCCGAAGGTCCATGCCCGCG includes these proteins:
- a CDS encoding ABC transporter substrate-binding protein → MTTTAKPVTAKESSTVPLRWDEVYYTNCPLVSASNVDQELGWTREEFKKIGVTYDFLRSRRENNWYPHYVHNLDNLIRFGGLFPPIHVHADIRRTKLLGATHAPHEGGCMLVRARDDIYRMTDLRGKKIGLTKSLNTIKNDWWRIQEEQGIELMLRLNGMTRDDVEIVEFPYPDDWYDDPKMLDPMNNPSELWLKRDHKHDLAFRPLEPALEQGLVDAIYTQSKPMQHLQEATGKFKSIEDLSRYPDWTLQVANIPAVITCTAEMANEHPELVVTFMKGMIKVGRWANEYKRAAAAILDKQTFYLDVEDTYQGIKHIDMVPNLSAQNLASIEIGKDFMLSHGYIHNDFDVHEWAAPQFAERAVKELLEERWAKLGQERLGLQGARLG
- a CDS encoding MarR family winged helix-turn-helix transcriptional regulator codes for the protein MSSDPIARARANWERAGWGDVADGMVAVTSVMRAHQILLARVETALRPYDLSFSRYELLRLLAFSGSGALPITKASDRLQVHVTSVTHAIRRLEADGLVERVPHPTDGRTTLVRLTELGRSTVEDATITLNKEVFADVGMSDTQSAALVTAIETLRRNAGDF